In Mycobacterium tuberculosis H37Rv, a single window of DNA contains:
- the PE_PGRS9 gene encoding PE-PGRS family protein PE_PGRS9 (Member of the Mycobacterium tuberculosis PE family, PGRS subfamily of ala-, gly-rich proteins) translates to MSFVLAMPEVLGSAATDLAALGSVLGAADAAAAATTTGIVAAAQDEVSAAIAALFSAHGRAYQVASAQAAAVHAQFVEALSAGAGAYASAEAAGAAVLANPAQSVQQDLLAAVNAQSVALTGRPLIGNGANGAPGTGANGAPGGWLLGNGGAGGSAAAGSGLPGGAGGAAGLFGTGGAGGAGGSSTVGDGEAGGAGGSGGWLLGTGGVGGVGGLGAGAGGAGGVGGAGGLLGAGGHGGAGGLGAVTGGVGGTGGAGGLLAGLLAGPGGAGGTGGRGFLNNGGVGGAGGNAGLLFGAGGTGGSGGAGLGGDGGAGGAGGNTGVLFGNAGSGGTGGFGDTDGGAGGAGGDAGWLGSGGVGGAGGFGETGDGGVGGAGGKAGLLIGNGGAGGAGGQGAVTGGTGGAGGDGVLIGNGGNAGIGGTGPTAGDTGAGGISGLLLGADGFNTPASASPLHTLKQQALAAINAPTQTLTGRPLIGNGTPGAVGSGATGAPGGWLLGDGGAGGSGAAGSGAPGGAGGAAGLWGTGGAGGAGGSSAGGGGAGGAGGAGGWLLGDGGAGGIGGASTVLGGTGGGGGVGGLWGAGGAGGAGGTGLVGGDGGAGGAGGTGGLLAGLIGAGGGHGGTGGLSTNGDGGVGGAGGNAGMLAGPGGAGGAGGDGENLDTGGDGGAGGSAGLLFGSGGAGGAGGFGFLGGDGGAGGNAGLLLSSGGAGGFGGFGTAGGVGGAGGNAGWLGFGGAGGVGGSAGLIGTGGNGGNGGTGANAGSPGTGGAGGLLLGQNGLNGLP, encoded by the coding sequence ATGTCGTTCGTGCTGGCGATGCCGGAGGTGTTGGGGTCGGCGGCAACGGATCTGGCCGCTCTGGGCTCGGTGCTGGGCGCGGCCGATGCGGCCGCGGCGGCTACGACGACGGGCATCGTGGCCGCGGCCCAGGATGAGGTGTCGGCGGCGATCGCGGCGTTGTTTTCCGCCCACGGCCGGGCCTATCAGGTGGCCAGTGCGCAGGCGGCGGCGGTTCACGCCCAGTTCGTGGAGGCGTTGAGCGCGGGTGCGGGGGCCTACGCCAGCGCGGAGGCCGCCGGCGCGGCGGTGCTGGCCAACCCGGCGCAGAGCGTGCAGCAGGACCTGCTGGCCGCCGTCAATGCGCAAAGTGTCGCGCTCACGGGGCGCCCGTTGATCGGCAACGGCGCCAACGGGGCCCCGGGCACGGGGGCCAATGGTGCGCCGGGCGGGTGGTTGCTCGGTAATGGTGGGGCCGGCGGGTCCGCCGCCGCTGGCTCGGGCCTGCCCGGCGGGGCCGGCGGGGCCGCCGGGTTGTTCGGCACCGGCGGGGCTGGTGGGGCCGGCGGGAGTTCCACGGTAGGTGATGGCGAGGCCGGGGGTGCCGGTGGATCAGGTGGCTGGTTGTTGGGCACCGGTGGGGTCGGCGGGGTCGGCGGGCTCGGGGCCGGCGCCGGTGGGGCCGGCGGGGTTGGTGGGGCCGGCGGGCTGTTGGGTGCTGGCGGGCACGGCGGCGCCGGCGGGCTAGGCGCCGTCACCGGTGGGGTCGGGGGAACTGGCGGAGCCGGTGGGCTGCTGGCCGGGCTGCTGGCCGGGCCGGGCGGGGCCGGCGGGACCGGCGGACGTGGCTTTCTCAACAACGGTGGGGTCGGTGGGGCTGGCGGCAACGCCGGGCTGCTGTTCGGTGCCGGCGGCACCGGTGGATCCGGCGGAGCCGGCCTAGGTGGTGACGGTGGGGCCGGTGGGGCCGGCGGCAACACCGGTGTGCTGTTCGGCAACGCCGGATCCGGGGGGACCGGCGGGTTCGGCGATACCGACGGGGGAGCCGGCGGTGCCGGCGGTGACGCCGGCTGGTTGGGCTCCGGTGGGGTCGGCGGGGCCGGCGGGTTCGGCGAAACCGGTGACGGGGGTGTCGGCGGGGCCGGCGGCAAGGCCGGGTTGCTGATCGGTAACGGCGGGGCCGGCGGCGCCGGTGGGCAAGGCGCCGTGACCGGCGGTACCGGCGGGGCCGGCGGCGACGGGGTGCTGATCGGCAACGGCGGCAACGCCGGCATCGGCGGAACCGGACCGACCGCGGGTGATACCGGCGCGGGTGGGATCAGTGGGCTGCTGCTGGGCGCCGACGGCTTCAACACCCCGGCCAGCGCCTCTCCGCTGCACACCCTGAAACAACAGGCGCTGGCCGCGATCAACGCGCCGACCCAGACACTGACCGGGCGACCGCTGATCGGCAACGGCACCCCCGGGGCGGTCGGCAGCGGGGCCACCGGGGCCCCCGGTGGGTGGCTGCTCGGCGACGGCGGGGCCGGCGGGTCCGGCGCGGCGGGCTCGGGCGCGCCCGGCGGGGCGGGCGGGGCTGCCGGGCTGTGGGGTACCGGCGGGGCCGGCGGGGCCGGAGGCAGCTCGGCGGGTGGCGGCGGGGCCGGTGGGGCCGGCGGGGCCGGCGGCTGGCTGCTCGGCGACGGCGGGGCCGGCGGGATCGGCGGAGCCAGCACCGTACTCGGCGGCACCGGCGGGGGAGGCGGGGTCGGTGGGCTGTGGGGCGCCGGTGGGGCCGGCGGGGCCGGTGGAACCGGCCTTGTTGGTGGCGACGGCGGGGCCGGTGGGGCCGGCGGGACCGGCGGACTGCTGGCCGGGCTGATCGGTGCCGGCGGAGGTCACGGCGGGACCGGCGGGCTCAGCACTAATGGCGACGGCGGGGTTGGCGGGGCCGGCGGGAATGCCGGAATGCTCGCCGGGCCGGGCGGCGCCGGCGGAGCCGGCGGTGACGGCGAAAACCTGGACACCGGTGGGGACGGCGGGGCCGGCGGTAGCGCAGGGCTGCTGTTCGGCAGCGGCGGCGCCGGCGGCGCCGGCGGATTTGGTTTCCTCGGTGGGGACGGCGGGGCCGGTGGCAACGCCGGGCTGCTGTTGTCCAGCGGCGGGGCCGGCGGGTTCGGCGGGTTCGGCACCGCCGGTGGGGTCGGTGGGGCCGGCGGCAATGCCGGCTGGCTGGGCTTCGGCGGGGCCGGTGGCGTCGGCGGCAGCGCCGGGCTGATCGGCACCGGCGGCAACGGCGGCAACGGCGGCACCGGCGCCAACGCCGGCAGCCCCGGAACCGGCGGCGCCGGCGGGTTGCTGCTGGGCCAAAACGGGCTCAACGGGTTGCCGTAG
- the PE_PGRS10 gene encoding PE-PGRS family protein PE_PGRS10 (Member of the Mycobacterium tuberculosis PE family, PGRS subfamily of ala-, gly-rich proteins) — MSWVMVSPELVVAAAADLAGIGSAISSANAAAAVNTTGLLTAGADEVSTAIAALFGAQGQAYQAASAQAAAFYAQFVQALSAGGGAYAAAEAAAVSPLLAPINAQFVAATGRPLIGNGANGAPGTGANGGPGGWLIGNGGAGGSGAPGAGAGGNGGAGGLFGSGGAGGASTDVAGGAGGAGGAGGNAGMLFGAAGVGGVGGFSNGGATGGAGGAGGAGGLFGAGRERGSGGSGNLTGGAGGAGGNAGTLATGDGGAGGTGGASRSGGFGGAGGAGGDAGMFFGSGGSGGAGGISKSVGDSAAGGAGGAPGLIGNGGNGGNGGASTGGGDGGPGGAGGTGVLIGNGGNGGSGGTGATLGKAGIGGTGGVLLGLDGFTAPASTSPLHTLQQDVINMVNDPFQTLTGRPLIGNGANGTPGTGADGGAGGWLFGNGGNGGQGTIGGVNGGAGGAGGAGGILFGTGGTGGSGGPGATGLGGIGGAGGAALLFGSGGAGGSGGAGAVGGNGGAGGNAGALLGAAGAGGAGGAGAVGGNGGAGGNGGLFANGGAGGPGGFGSPAGAGGIGGAGGNGGLFGAGGTGGAGGGSTLAGGAGGAGGNGGLFGAGGTGGAGSHSTAAGVSGGAGGAGGDAGLLSLGASGGAGGSGGSSLTAAGVVGGIGGAGGLLFGSGGAGGSGGFSNSGNGGAGGAGGDAGLLVGSGGAGGAGASATGAATGGDGGAGGKSGAFGLGGDGGAGGATGLSGAFHIGGKGGVGGSAVLIGNGGNGGNGGNSGNAGKSGGAPGPSGAGGAGGLLLGENGLNGLM; from the coding sequence ATGTCATGGGTGATGGTTTCGCCGGAGCTGGTGGTGGCGGCGGCAGCGGATTTGGCGGGGATCGGGTCGGCGATTAGCTCGGCTAATGCGGCGGCGGCCGTCAACACGACGGGATTGTTGACCGCGGGTGCCGATGAGGTGTCGACAGCGATTGCGGCGTTGTTCGGTGCCCAAGGCCAGGCCTACCAGGCGGCGAGCGCACAGGCGGCGGCGTTTTACGCCCAGTTCGTGCAGGCCCTGAGCGCCGGCGGAGGCGCGTATGCGGCCGCCGAGGCCGCCGCCGTGTCGCCGCTGCTGGCCCCGATCAACGCGCAATTCGTGGCGGCCACCGGGCGCCCGCTGATCGGCAACGGCGCCAACGGCGCCCCCGGGACCGGAGCCAACGGCGGGCCCGGCGGGTGGTTGATCGGCAACGGCGGCGCCGGCGGGTCTGGCGCCCCCGGCGCTGGGGCCGGCGGTAACGGCGGGGCCGGCGGGCTGTTCGGCAGCGGCGGGGCCGGCGGGGCCTCCACCGACGTCGCCGGCGGGGCCGGTGGGGCCGGCGGGGCCGGCGGAAACGCCGGCATGCTGTTCGGCGCCGCCGGGGTCGGCGGCGTCGGCGGATTCTCGAACGGCGGTGCCACCGGCGGGGCAGGCGGGGCCGGCGGGGCGGGCGGGCTGTTTGGCGCCGGAAGGGAACGCGGCAGCGGCGGGTCGGGCAACCTCACTGGCGGGGCCGGCGGGGCCGGCGGCAACGCCGGGACACTCGCCACTGGTGATGGCGGGGCCGGCGGGACCGGCGGCGCTAGTCGCAGCGGCGGATTCGGCGGGGCCGGCGGAGCCGGCGGCGACGCCGGCATGTTCTTCGGCTCCGGCGGCTCCGGCGGCGCCGGCGGCATTAGTAAAAGCGTCGGGGACAGCGCCGCCGGCGGGGCCGGCGGGGCCCCCGGGCTGATCGGCAACGGCGGCAACGGCGGCAACGGCGGCGCGAGCACCGGCGGCGGGGACGGTGGGCCCGGCGGGGCCGGCGGCACCGGCGTGTTGATCGGCAACGGCGGCAACGGCGGCAGCGGCGGGACCGGCGCGACCCTGGGCAAGGCCGGCATCGGCGGTACCGGGGGGGTGCTGTTGGGCCTGGACGGCTTTACGGCCCCCGCCAGCACCTCGCCCCTGCACACCCTGCAGCAGGACGTGATCAATATGGTGAACGACCCCTTCCAGACGCTCACCGGGCGTCCGCTGATCGGCAACGGCGCCAACGGCACTCCGGGGACCGGGGCTGACGGCGGAGCCGGCGGCTGGTTGTTCGGCAACGGCGGAAACGGCGGGCAGGGAACGATCGGCGGCGTCAACGGCGGGGCCGGCGGGGCCGGCGGGGCCGGCGGGATCTTGTTCGGCACCGGCGGCACCGGGGGCAGCGGCGGGCCCGGCGCCACCGGCCTCGGCGGGATTGGCGGGGCCGGCGGAGCCGCCTTGCTCTTCGGCTCCGGCGGGGCCGGCGGAAGCGGTGGTGCCGGCGCGGTCGGTGGCAATGGCGGGGCCGGCGGCAACGCCGGTGCGCTCTTGGGCGCCGCCGGGGCCGGCGGGGCCGGTGGTGCCGGCGCGGTCGGTGGCAATGGCGGGGCCGGCGGTAACGGCGGGCTGTTCGCCAACGGGGGAGCCGGCGGGCCCGGTGGGTTTGGCAGCCCCGCTGGGGCTGGCGGGATCGGCGGGGCAGGTGGGAACGGCGGGCTGTTCGGCGCCGGCGGGACCGGCGGGGCCGGCGGGGGAAGCACCCTCGCCGGCGGCGCCGGCGGGGCGGGCGGCAACGGCGGGCTGTTCGGCGCCGGCGGCACCGGCGGCGCCGGCAGCCATAGCACCGCCGCCGGAGTTTCCGGAGGGGCCGGCGGGGCCGGCGGCGACGCCGGCTTGCTCTCCCTCGGCGCCTCCGGCGGGGCCGGCGGCAGCGGCGGTTCCAGCCTGACCGCCGCCGGCGTGGTCGGCGGCATCGGCGGCGCCGGAGGCTTGCTCTTCGGCTCCGGCGGCGCCGGCGGGAGCGGCGGGTTCAGCAACTCTGGCAACGGCGGCGCCGGCGGGGCCGGCGGCGACGCGGGTTTGCTCGTCGGCTCCGGCGGGGCCGGCGGGGCCGGCGCCTCCGCCACCGGCGCCGCCACCGGCGGGGACGGCGGGGCCGGCGGCAAGTCCGGAGCGTTCGGTCTCGGAGGTGACGGCGGCGCCGGCGGCGCCACCGGTTTGTCCGGTGCTTTCCACATCGGCGGCAAGGGCGGCGTCGGCGGCAGCGCCGTGCTGATCGGCAACGGCGGCAACGGCGGCAACGGCGGTAACAGCGGTAACGCCGGGAAATCCGGGGGTGCACCCGGCCCCAGCGGCGCCGGCGGCGCCGGCGGGCTGCTGCTCGGTGAGAACGGGCTGAACGGCTTGATGTAG
- the vapB31 gene encoding antitoxin VapB31 (part of toxin-antitoxin (TA) operon with Rv0749. This region is a possible MT-complex-specific genomic island (See Becq et al., 2007 PMID:17545187).): protein MRTTVSISDEILAAAKRRARERGQSLGAVIEDALRREFAAAHVGGARPTVPVFDGGTGPRRGIDLTSNRALSEVLDEGLELNSRK, encoded by the coding sequence ATGCGCACCACGGTGTCAATCTCCGATGAAATACTCGCTGCCGCCAAACGCCGGGCCCGCGAGCGTGGTCAATCGCTGGGCGCTGTGATCGAGGACGCCCTTCGGCGGGAGTTCGCCGCCGCCCACGTCGGCGGCGCCCGCCCGACCGTCCCGGTTTTCGACGGCGGCACCGGTCCGCGGCGAGGCATCGACCTGACCTCGAATAGAGCGTTGTCCGAAGTGCTCGACGAGGGCCTGGAACTGAACTCCCGGAAGTAA
- the vapC31 gene encoding ribonuclease VapC31 (toxin, part of toxin-antitoxin (TA) operon with Rv0748,contains PIN domain. This region is a possible MT-complex-specific genomic island (See Becq et al., 2007 PMID:17545187).), producing MFLLDANVLLAAHRGDHPNHRTVRPWFDRLLAADDPFTVPNLVWASFLRLATNRRIFEIPSPRAEAFAFVEAVTAQPHHLPTNPGPRHLMLLRKLCDEADASGDLIPDAVLAAIAVGHHCAVVSLDRDFARFASVRHIRPPL from the coding sequence ATGTTCCTTCTCGACGCCAACGTGCTGCTGGCTGCACACCGCGGTGACCACCCGAATCACCGAACCGTCCGCCCCTGGTTCGATCGACTGCTCGCGGCTGACGACCCCTTCACAGTGCCGAACCTGGTATGGGCGTCGTTCCTCCGGCTGGCAACGAATCGACGCATCTTCGAGATTCCGTCACCGCGAGCAGAGGCATTCGCATTCGTCGAAGCCGTCACCGCCCAGCCCCATCACCTTCCGACGAACCCCGGTCCCAGACACCTCATGCTGCTGCGAAAACTCTGCGACGAGGCCGACGCATCGGGCGACTTGATACCTGACGCGGTACTCGCGGCCATAGCAGTGGGGCATCACTGCGCCGTGGTGAGCCTGGACAGGGATTTCGCCCGGTTTGCCTCGGTGCGCCACATTCGCCCGCCGCTCTAG
- a CDS encoding hypothetical protein (This region is a possible MT-complex-specific genomic island (See Becq et al., 2007 PMID:17545187).), with translation MVRKHAFHWRYDSTEELELLNQLWQLVSLRLNFFTPTKKALGFRP, from the coding sequence GTGGTGCGCAAACACGCGTTCCACTGGCGCTACGACAGCACCGAGGAACTGGAGTTGCTCAACCAGCTGTGGCAGCTGGTGTCGCTGCGTCTGAACTTTTTCACCCCGACCAAGAAGGCCCTTGGCTTTCGGCCGTAG
- a CDS encoding hypothetical protein (This region is a possible MT-complex-specific genomic island (See Becq et al., 2007 PMID:17545187).): MRAIVGDCVIHIMPMGTGVELSKLADLALDIGRSVGCSAYENDFTLPDIPTQWRNQPLGWYTQGLAPYLPGLSDPKDAAEG, translated from the coding sequence GTGCGGGCCATAGTGGGCGACTGCGTCATCCACATCATGCCGATGGGCACCGGGGTCGAGCTGAGCAAGTTGGCCGATCTGGCATTGGATATCGGCCGCAGTGTCGGATGCTCGGCCTACGAGAACGACTTCACGCTGCCGGACATTCCAACGCAGTGGCGCAACCAGCCGCTGGGCTGGTACACGCAAGGCCTTGCCCCCTACCTGCCGGGGCTGTCGGACCCGAAAGACGCCGCCGAGGGCTGA
- the mmsB gene encoding 3-hydroxyisobutyrate dehydrogenase — MTTIAFLGLGNMGAPMSANLVGAGHVVRGFDPAPTAASGAAAHGVAVFRSAPEAVAEADVVITMLPTGEVVRRCYTDVLAAARPATLFIDSSTISVTDAREVHALAESHGMLQLDAPVSGGVKGAAAATLAFMVGGDESTLRRARPVLEPMAGKIIHCGAAGAGQAAKVCNNMVLAVQQIAIAEAFVLAEKLGLSAQSLFDVITGATGNCWAVHTNCPVPGPVPTSPANNDFKPGFSTALMNKDLGLAMDAVAATGATAPLGSHAADIYAKFAADHADLDFSAVIHTLRARADA, encoded by the coding sequence ATGACGACCATCGCCTTCCTAGGTTTGGGCAACATGGGTGCGCCGATGTCGGCGAATCTGGTTGGTGCGGGCCACGTCGTGCGTGGATTCGACCCGGCACCCACGGCGGCGTCCGGCGCCGCCGCGCACGGTGTCGCGGTGTTTCGTAGCGCGCCCGAAGCGGTGGCCGAGGCCGACGTGGTCATCACCATGCTGCCCACCGGCGAGGTGGTCCGGCGCTGCTACACCGACGTGCTGGCCGCCGCGCGTCCGGCAACGCTGTTCATCGACAGCTCCACGATCTCGGTCACCGATGCCCGTGAGGTGCACGCGCTGGCCGAATCGCACGGCATGCTCCAACTGGATGCGCCGGTCTCCGGCGGGGTGAAGGGCGCCGCCGCCGCGACGCTGGCATTCATGGTCGGCGGCGACGAGTCCACGCTACGGCGGGCACGCCCGGTACTAGAGCCCATGGCGGGCAAGATCATTCACTGCGGCGCCGCCGGTGCCGGACAGGCCGCCAAGGTGTGCAACAACATGGTGCTGGCGGTGCAGCAGATCGCGATCGCCGAGGCGTTCGTGCTGGCCGAGAAGCTCGGGCTGTCCGCACAATCGTTGTTCGACGTCATCACCGGCGCGACCGGCAATTGCTGGGCGGTGCACACCAATTGCCCGGTGCCGGGCCCGGTGCCCACCTCACCGGCCAACAACGACTTCAAGCCCGGGTTTTCGACCGCGTTGATGAACAAGGACCTGGGCCTGGCGATGGATGCGGTGGCCGCCACCGGTGCGACGGCCCCGCTGGGCAGCCACGCCGCCGACATCTACGCCAAATTCGCCGCCGACCACGCCGACCTGGACTTCAGCGCGGTGATCCACACGTTGCGCGCGCGAGCAGACGCATAA
- the fadE9 gene encoding acyl-CoA dehydrogenase FadE9: MFVLNDDERVIVETAAAFAGKRLAPHALEWDAAKHFPVDVLREAAELGMAAIYCRDDVGGSGLRRLDGVRIFEQLAIADPVTAAFLSIHNMCAWMIDSFGTDEQRKDWIPRLATMGVIASYCLTEPGAGSDAGALSTRAVRHGSGKGGDYVLDGVKQFISGAAASDVYVVMARTGAEGPRGVSAFIVEKGTPGLSFGAPEAKMGWHAQPTAQVVLDGVRVPAEAMLGGADGEGAGFGIAMSGLNGGRLNIAACSLGGAQAAFDKAGAYVRDRQAFGGSLLDEPTVRFTLADMATGLQTSRMLLWRAASALDDDDADKVELCAMAKRYVTDTCFEVADQALQLHGGYGYLREYGLEKIVRDLRVHRILEGTNEIMRLVIGRAEAARFRATV, from the coding sequence ATGTTTGTCCTTAACGACGACGAACGGGTGATCGTCGAGACGGCGGCCGCCTTCGCCGGCAAACGCCTGGCTCCGCACGCCCTGGAATGGGATGCCGCCAAACACTTTCCGGTGGACGTGTTGCGGGAAGCGGCCGAACTCGGCATGGCCGCGATCTATTGCCGCGACGACGTCGGCGGCAGTGGGCTGCGCCGGCTCGACGGCGTGCGCATCTTCGAGCAGTTGGCGATCGCCGACCCGGTGACCGCCGCGTTTTTGTCCATCCACAACATGTGCGCGTGGATGATTGACAGCTTCGGCACCGACGAGCAACGCAAGGACTGGATTCCGCGACTGGCCACCATGGGCGTCATCGCCAGCTACTGCCTGACCGAACCGGGCGCCGGATCCGATGCCGGCGCACTGAGCACCCGCGCCGTCAGGCACGGCTCAGGAAAAGGCGGCGACTACGTGCTCGATGGCGTCAAACAATTCATTTCCGGGGCCGCAGCATCGGACGTGTATGTGGTGATGGCGCGCACGGGCGCCGAGGGTCCGCGCGGCGTGTCGGCGTTCATCGTCGAAAAGGGCACACCGGGGCTGAGTTTCGGCGCGCCCGAAGCGAAGATGGGTTGGCATGCCCAACCCACCGCGCAGGTGGTGCTGGACGGGGTGCGGGTACCCGCCGAGGCCATGCTGGGCGGCGCCGACGGCGAAGGCGCCGGCTTCGGTATCGCGATGAGCGGCCTCAACGGCGGCCGGCTCAATATCGCAGCATGCTCGCTGGGTGGCGCGCAGGCCGCCTTTGACAAAGCGGGCGCCTACGTTCGCGACCGACAGGCCTTCGGCGGATCGCTGCTCGACGAGCCCACCGTGCGGTTTACCCTGGCCGACATGGCTACCGGGCTGCAGACGTCGCGAATGTTGTTGTGGCGGGCCGCAAGTGCGCTCGATGACGACGACGCCGACAAGGTCGAGCTGTGTGCGATGGCCAAGCGCTACGTCACCGACACCTGCTTTGAGGTCGCCGACCAGGCCCTGCAGCTGCACGGCGGCTATGGCTATCTGCGCGAGTATGGTCTGGAGAAGATCGTCCGCGACCTGCGGGTGCATCGCATCCTGGAAGGGACCAACGAGATCATGCGGCTGGTCATCGGTCGGGCCGAGGCCGCGCGGTTCCGCGCCACCGTTTAG
- the mmsA gene encoding methylmalonate-semialdehyde dehydrogenase (Belongs to the aldehyde dehydrogenases family.) encodes MTTQISHFIDGQRTAGQSTRSADVFDPNTGQIQAKVPMAGKSDIDAAVASAVEAQKGWAAWNPQRRARVLMRFIELVNDTIDELAELLSREHGKTLADARGDVQRGIEVIEFCLGIPHLLKGEYTEGAGPGIDVYSLRQPLGVVAGITPFNFPAMIPLWKAGPALACGNAFVLKPSERDPSVPVRLAELFIEAGLPAGVFQVVHGDKEAVDAILHHPDIKAVGFVGSSDIAQYIYAGAAATGKRAQCFGGAKNHMIVMPDADLDQAVDALIGAGYGSAGERCMAISVAVPVGDQTAERLRARLIERINNLRVGHSLDPKADYGPLVTGAALARVRDYIGQGVAAGAELVVDGRDRASDDLTFGLPEGDANLEGGFFIGPTLFDHVAAHMSIYTDEIFGPVLCMVRARDYEEALRLPSEHEYGNGVAIFTRDGDAARDFVSRVQVGMVGVNVPIPVPVAYHTFGGWKRSGFGDLNQHGPAAIQFYTKVKTVTSRWPSGIKDGAEFVIPTMS; translated from the coding sequence ATGACCACACAGATTTCACATTTCATCGACGGACAACGCACCGCCGGCCAGTCCACGCGCTCGGCCGACGTCTTCGACCCCAACACCGGCCAGATCCAGGCGAAGGTACCGATGGCCGGCAAGTCAGACATCGACGCGGCCGTGGCCTCCGCGGTCGAGGCCCAAAAGGGCTGGGCCGCATGGAATCCCCAGCGCCGTGCCCGGGTGTTGATGCGGTTTATCGAACTGGTCAACGACACCATCGACGAGTTGGCCGAGCTGTTGTCGCGTGAGCACGGCAAAACGCTGGCCGACGCCCGCGGCGACGTCCAGCGCGGCATCGAGGTAATCGAGTTCTGCCTGGGCATTCCCCACCTGCTCAAGGGCGAGTACACCGAGGGTGCCGGCCCCGGCATCGACGTCTATTCGCTGCGGCAGCCCCTGGGTGTGGTCGCGGGGATCACCCCGTTCAACTTCCCGGCGATGATTCCGCTGTGGAAGGCCGGCCCGGCCCTAGCGTGCGGCAACGCCTTCGTGCTCAAGCCAAGTGAGCGCGACCCGTCGGTTCCGGTGAGGCTGGCCGAGCTGTTCATCGAGGCGGGCCTGCCGGCGGGCGTGTTCCAGGTGGTGCACGGCGACAAGGAGGCCGTCGACGCCATCCTGCACCACCCCGACATCAAGGCCGTCGGCTTCGTCGGCAGCTCGGATATCGCTCAGTACATCTACGCTGGTGCCGCCGCCACCGGCAAGCGGGCGCAGTGTTTCGGCGGTGCCAAGAACCACATGATCGTGATGCCCGACGCGGACCTGGATCAGGCCGTGGACGCACTGATCGGCGCCGGATACGGCAGCGCCGGCGAACGCTGCATGGCGATCAGCGTCGCCGTGCCGGTGGGCGATCAGACCGCGGAGCGGTTGCGCGCCAGGCTGATCGAGCGGATCAATAACTTGCGGGTGGGACACAGCCTGGACCCCAAGGCGGACTACGGCCCGCTGGTCACCGGGGCGGCGCTGGCGCGGGTGCGCGACTACATCGGCCAGGGTGTGGCCGCCGGTGCCGAGCTGGTCGTTGACGGCCGCGACCGCGCCAGCGACGACCTGACCTTTGGGCTGCCTGAAGGCGATGCGAACCTGGAGGGCGGCTTCTTCATCGGGCCGACCCTGTTCGACCATGTCGCTGCCCACATGTCGATCTACACCGACGAAATCTTCGGGCCGGTGTTGTGCATGGTTCGCGCCCGCGACTACGAAGAGGCGTTGCGGCTGCCGTCGGAGCACGAATACGGCAACGGGGTGGCGATCTTCACCCGCGACGGCGACGCGGCCCGCGACTTCGTCTCCCGGGTGCAGGTGGGCATGGTCGGCGTCAACGTGCCGATCCCGGTGCCGGTGGCCTACCACACTTTCGGCGGCTGGAAGCGCTCCGGCTTCGGCGACCTCAACCAGCACGGCCCGGCGGCAATCCAGTTCTACACCAAGGTCAAGACCGTCACGTCGCGATGGCCGTCAGGCATCAAGGACGGTGCCGAATTCGTCATCCCCACAATGAGTTAG